A genomic window from Benincasa hispida cultivar B227 unplaced genomic scaffold, ASM972705v1 Contig633, whole genome shotgun sequence includes:
- the LOC120069852 gene encoding shaggy-related protein kinase theta isoform X2, with amino-acid sequence MNMMRRLKSIASGRTSISSEPGGDFGIKRAKVDQETEQKVDGVSDDIGRVASGLEPDLASTSLDDAASTSNISSTAGTEKTGFDHLPREMREMRIRDEKFNHDEKDLEPAVVNGNGTEAGQMIATTVGGRNGKPKQTISYMAERVVGTGSFGVVFQAKCLETNEAVAIKKVLQDKRYKNRELQIMRILDHPNIVQLKHCFFSTTDKDELYLNLVLEYISETVYKVSKHYIRMNRSMPIIYVQLYTYQVNPHTHQLKICDFGSAKMLMPGEPNISYICSRYYRAPELIFGATEYTNAIDMWSVGCVMAELLLGQPLFPGESGVDQLVEIIKILGTPTREEIKCMNPNYTEFKFPQIKAHPWHKIFHMRMPAEAIDLVSRFLQYSPNLRCTALEACAHPFFDDLRDPNACLPNGQALPPLFNFTAQELADASTELRHRLIPEHAQN; translated from the exons ATGAATATGATGCGTCGCCTTAAGAGCATTGCTTCTGGTCGGACTTCGATTTCTTCTGAACCT GGTGGAGATTTTGGCATAAAGCGAGCAAAAGTTGATCAAGAAACTGAACAAAAGGTTGATGGGGTTTCCGATGACATCGGAAGAGTTGCCTCTGGTTTAGAGCCGGATTTGGCTTCAACCTCTTTGGATGATGCTGCGAGCACATCAAACATTTCATCAACAGCTGGAACAGAAAAAACTGGTTTTGATCACCTTCCAAGAGAAATGCGTGAAATGAGAATTAGGGATGAGAAATTCAACCATGACGAAAAG GATTTGGAACCTGCTGTTGTGAATGGCAATGGAACAGAAGCCGGTCAGATGATTGCAACTACAGTTGGTGGTCGAAATGGAAAACCGAAACAG ACAATCTCCTATATGGCAGAGCGTGTGGTCGGTACTGGTTCTTTTGGCGTTGTCTTTCAG GCTAAGTGTTTGGAAACAAATGAAGCTGTAGCAATAAAAAAGGTGCTGCAGGATAAGCGATATAAGAACAGGGAACTCCAGATTATGCGCATTCTTGACCATCCTAACATTGTTCAACTAAAACATTGTTTCTTTTCCACTACTGATAAAGATGAGCTGTACCTCAACCTCGTCCTGGAATATATATCCGAAACTGTCTACAAAGTTTCTAAGCATTATATCAGGATGAACCGGAGTATGCCCATTATATATGTGCAGCTCTATACATATCAG GTTAATCCTCACACTCATCAACTAAAGATATGCGATTTTGGGAGTGCAAAGATGTTG atGCCAGGGGAACCTAATATATCTTATATTTGTTCACGGTATTATAGGGCCCCAGAACTCATATTCGGGGCAACAGAGTATACCAATGCCATAGATATGTGGTCCGTAGGTTGTGTAATGGCTGAGCTTCTTTTAGGACAG CCTCTTTTTCCTGGTGAAAGTGGTGTTGATCAATTGGTAGAGATCATCAAG ATATTGGGAACGCCAACCAGGGAGGAAATCAAGTGCATGAACCCAAACTATACAGAATTCaaatttcctcaaattaaaGCACACCCGTGGCATAAG ATATTTCACATGAGAATGCCTGCTGAAGCCATCGATCTTGTGTCAAGATTTCTCCAGTATTCGCCCAACTTACGTTGCACCGCG TTGGAGGCTTGTGCACATCCCTTTTTTGACGATTTGAGAGATCCGAATGCATGTTTACCTAACGGTCAAGCACTACCGCCATTGTTCAATTTCACAGCACAAG AACTTGCTGATGCATCAACTGAATTGCGCCATCGCCTCATACCTGAACAtgcacaaaattaa
- the LOC120069852 gene encoding shaggy-related protein kinase theta isoform X1, producing MNMMRRLKSIASGRTSISSEPGGDFGIKRAKVDQETEQKVDGVSDDIGRVASGLEPDLASTSLDDAASTSNISSTAGTEKTGFDHLPREMREMRIRDEKFNHDEKDLEPAVVNGNGTEAGQMIATTVGGRNGKPKQTISYMAERVVGTGSFGVVFQAKCLETNEAVAIKKVLQDKRYKNRELQIMRILDHPNIVQLKHCFFSTTDKDELYLNLVLEYISETVYKVSKHYIRMNRSMPIIYVQLYTYQICRALNYLHHVVGVCHRDIKPQNLLVNPHTHQLKICDFGSAKMLMPGEPNISYICSRYYRAPELIFGATEYTNAIDMWSVGCVMAELLLGQPLFPGESGVDQLVEIIKILGTPTREEIKCMNPNYTEFKFPQIKAHPWHKIFHMRMPAEAIDLVSRFLQYSPNLRCTALEACAHPFFDDLRDPNACLPNGQALPPLFNFTAQELADASTELRHRLIPEHAQN from the exons ATGAATATGATGCGTCGCCTTAAGAGCATTGCTTCTGGTCGGACTTCGATTTCTTCTGAACCT GGTGGAGATTTTGGCATAAAGCGAGCAAAAGTTGATCAAGAAACTGAACAAAAGGTTGATGGGGTTTCCGATGACATCGGAAGAGTTGCCTCTGGTTTAGAGCCGGATTTGGCTTCAACCTCTTTGGATGATGCTGCGAGCACATCAAACATTTCATCAACAGCTGGAACAGAAAAAACTGGTTTTGATCACCTTCCAAGAGAAATGCGTGAAATGAGAATTAGGGATGAGAAATTCAACCATGACGAAAAG GATTTGGAACCTGCTGTTGTGAATGGCAATGGAACAGAAGCCGGTCAGATGATTGCAACTACAGTTGGTGGTCGAAATGGAAAACCGAAACAG ACAATCTCCTATATGGCAGAGCGTGTGGTCGGTACTGGTTCTTTTGGCGTTGTCTTTCAG GCTAAGTGTTTGGAAACAAATGAAGCTGTAGCAATAAAAAAGGTGCTGCAGGATAAGCGATATAAGAACAGGGAACTCCAGATTATGCGCATTCTTGACCATCCTAACATTGTTCAACTAAAACATTGTTTCTTTTCCACTACTGATAAAGATGAGCTGTACCTCAACCTCGTCCTGGAATATATATCCGAAACTGTCTACAAAGTTTCTAAGCATTATATCAGGATGAACCGGAGTATGCCCATTATATATGTGCAGCTCTATACATATCAG ATTTGTCGGGCTCTAAATTACTTGCATCATGTTGTAGGGGTATGTCACCGTGATATTAAGCCTCAGAATTTGCTG GTTAATCCTCACACTCATCAACTAAAGATATGCGATTTTGGGAGTGCAAAGATGTTG atGCCAGGGGAACCTAATATATCTTATATTTGTTCACGGTATTATAGGGCCCCAGAACTCATATTCGGGGCAACAGAGTATACCAATGCCATAGATATGTGGTCCGTAGGTTGTGTAATGGCTGAGCTTCTTTTAGGACAG CCTCTTTTTCCTGGTGAAAGTGGTGTTGATCAATTGGTAGAGATCATCAAG ATATTGGGAACGCCAACCAGGGAGGAAATCAAGTGCATGAACCCAAACTATACAGAATTCaaatttcctcaaattaaaGCACACCCGTGGCATAAG ATATTTCACATGAGAATGCCTGCTGAAGCCATCGATCTTGTGTCAAGATTTCTCCAGTATTCGCCCAACTTACGTTGCACCGCG TTGGAGGCTTGTGCACATCCCTTTTTTGACGATTTGAGAGATCCGAATGCATGTTTACCTAACGGTCAAGCACTACCGCCATTGTTCAATTTCACAGCACAAG AACTTGCTGATGCATCAACTGAATTGCGCCATCGCCTCATACCTGAACAtgcacaaaattaa